One Peterkaempfera bronchialis DNA window includes the following coding sequences:
- the pabB gene encoding aminodeoxychorismate synthase component I — translation MRTLLVDNYDSFTYNLFHYLAEVNGEEPEVVVNDDPSWDHRHLDAFDNVVLSPGPGDPGRSADFGLCREILQHGEVPTLGVCLGHQGIAALHGGRVSRAPEPYHGRVSAVLHSGGDLFAGLPSPFEVVRYHSLAVDRLSPELEGTAWTRDGIVMGLRHRERPLWGVQFHPESIGGSYGHRLLENFRDLSQEHARTVGRAPRGARRPLPEPDRRFLPRRRLRVLTRTLATRWEDEVAYDRLFRGGPHAYWLDSSRPDESQGRFSIMGDASGPLGRVATADAWSGTVVVRDAASTEVVQGAFLDWLDRDLAETAAEVPDLPFDFALGWVGYLGYELKAECGGDRAHRSDQPDAVMVFSGRALVLDHATGTSHLLALAEEGDESDARTWLETAAGQLADAVGSSLGLAAPPPPLGPVSLRHDHAAYLDLIAECRQEIAAGETYEICLTNMLELRGRLDPWEGYRYLRRISPAPFAALLQFGRTSVLSTSPERFLRIDRDGRAESRPIKGTRPRGDTPQQDRELAADLAASEKDRAENLMIVDLVRNDLGRCARVGSVDAEEIFRVETYAQAHQLVSTVRATLRDDRSPVDCVRAAFPPGSMTGAPKRRTMQILDRLEGGPRGVYSGAIGYFSLTGAADLSVVIRTAVVTPGRVRYGVGGAVIALSDAEAEYQETVVKAAPLAALTGGEFPAAGDEFPATGAGFPVRSRRTPHGPVYRVSPGHQDEAVLATG, via the coding sequence GTGCGTACGCTGCTGGTCGACAACTACGACTCGTTCACCTACAACCTGTTCCACTACCTGGCCGAGGTGAATGGCGAGGAGCCCGAGGTCGTCGTGAACGACGATCCGTCCTGGGACCACCGCCACCTCGACGCCTTCGACAATGTGGTCCTCTCACCCGGGCCCGGGGACCCCGGGCGGAGCGCCGACTTCGGCCTCTGCCGGGAGATCCTGCAACACGGCGAGGTGCCGACGCTGGGGGTGTGCCTGGGCCACCAGGGGATCGCGGCGCTGCACGGCGGCCGGGTCTCCCGAGCCCCGGAGCCGTACCACGGCCGGGTCTCCGCCGTGCTCCACTCCGGCGGCGACCTCTTCGCGGGCCTGCCGTCGCCGTTCGAGGTGGTCCGGTACCACTCGCTGGCCGTCGACCGGCTGTCGCCGGAGCTGGAGGGCACCGCCTGGACCAGGGACGGCATCGTGATGGGCCTGCGCCACCGGGAACGCCCGCTCTGGGGCGTGCAGTTCCACCCCGAGTCGATCGGCGGCAGCTACGGGCACCGGCTGCTGGAGAACTTCCGCGACCTCTCCCAGGAGCACGCCCGTACGGTCGGGAGGGCCCCGCGCGGAGCGCGCCGCCCGCTGCCCGAGCCGGACCGCCGCTTCCTGCCCCGGCGCCGGCTGCGGGTGCTCACCCGGACGCTGGCCACCCGGTGGGAGGACGAGGTCGCCTATGACCGGCTCTTCCGGGGCGGCCCGCACGCCTACTGGCTGGACAGCAGCCGCCCGGACGAGTCCCAGGGCCGGTTCTCGATCATGGGTGACGCCTCGGGGCCGCTGGGCCGGGTGGCCACGGCGGACGCCTGGAGCGGCACCGTGGTGGTCCGCGACGCGGCCTCCACCGAGGTGGTGCAGGGGGCGTTCCTGGACTGGCTGGACCGCGACCTGGCGGAGACCGCCGCCGAGGTGCCCGACCTGCCCTTCGACTTCGCGCTCGGCTGGGTCGGCTACCTCGGCTACGAGCTCAAGGCGGAGTGCGGCGGTGACCGGGCGCACCGCTCCGACCAGCCCGACGCGGTCATGGTCTTCAGCGGGCGCGCTCTGGTGCTCGACCACGCCACCGGCACCAGCCATCTGCTCGCGCTCGCCGAGGAGGGCGACGAGAGCGACGCCCGGACCTGGCTGGAGACGGCCGCCGGGCAGCTCGCCGACGCGGTCGGCAGCAGCCTCGGACTCGCCGCGCCACCGCCACCGCTCGGCCCGGTCTCCCTCCGCCACGACCACGCGGCCTATCTGGACCTGATAGCCGAGTGCCGGCAGGAGATCGCCGCCGGGGAGACCTACGAGATCTGCCTCACCAACATGCTGGAGCTGCGCGGACGGCTCGACCCCTGGGAGGGCTACCGGTATCTGCGCAGGATCAGCCCGGCGCCGTTCGCCGCCCTGCTCCAGTTCGGCCGGACCTCGGTGCTCAGCACCTCCCCGGAGCGGTTCCTGCGGATCGACCGGGACGGCCGGGCCGAGTCACGGCCGATCAAGGGGACCCGGCCGCGCGGGGACACCCCGCAGCAGGACCGGGAGCTGGCCGCCGACCTGGCGGCCAGCGAGAAGGACCGGGCCGAGAACCTGATGATCGTCGACCTGGTCCGCAATGACCTCGGACGGTGCGCCAGGGTGGGGTCGGTCGACGCCGAGGAGATCTTCCGGGTCGAGACCTACGCCCAGGCCCACCAGCTGGTGAGCACCGTTCGGGCCACCCTGCGGGACGACCGGTCCCCGGTCGACTGCGTCCGGGCGGCCTTCCCGCCCGGCTCGATGACCGGGGCGCCCAAGCGCCGCACCATGCAGATCCTGGACCGCCTCGAAGGCGGCCCGCGCGGGGTCTACTCCGGTGCCATCGGCTACTTCTCACTCACCGGGGCGGCCGATCTCAGCGTGGTGATCCGCACGGCCGTGGTGACCCCGGGGCGGGTCCGCTACGGGGTCGGCGGGGCGGTCATCGCGCTCTCGGACGCGGAGGCGGAGTACCAGGAGACGGTCGTCAAGGCCGCACCGCTGGCGGCGCTGACCGGCGGCGAGTTCCCGGCCGCCGGCGATGAGTTCCCGGCCACCGGCGCCGGGTTCCCGGTCAGGAGTCGGCGGACTCCGCATGGGCCGGTGTACCGGGTGTCGCCGGGCCACCAGGACGAGGCCGTGCTGGCGACGGGTTGA
- a CDS encoding flavodoxin family protein has protein sequence MTNIAVIYYSSTGNVHRLAEAAATAAEKAGAEVRLRRIADPAEETHVPGTEDAAAAHRAGTRDLPEASLDDLDWADGILIGSPVRFGLPAAAVSRFIDTTAPLSISGGLADKAVSAFTSGSAPHGGHETTILALHNAFCHWGSLIIANGSTDPVLFRPENGNPYGTSAVSRNQPGRVHEENLAAVEYQARRVVRVAALARALKAG, from the coding sequence ATGACCAACATAGCCGTCATCTATTACTCGTCGACCGGGAATGTGCACAGGCTGGCCGAGGCCGCGGCGACCGCCGCCGAGAAGGCCGGGGCCGAGGTGCGGTTGCGCCGGATCGCCGACCCCGCCGAGGAGACCCACGTCCCCGGCACCGAGGACGCCGCAGCCGCCCACCGGGCCGGCACCCGGGACCTCCCCGAGGCGTCCCTGGACGACCTGGACTGGGCGGACGGCATCCTGATCGGCTCCCCGGTCCGGTTCGGCCTGCCGGCCGCCGCGGTCTCCCGGTTCATCGACACCACCGCCCCGCTCTCCATCTCCGGCGGTCTGGCCGACAAGGCGGTCTCCGCCTTCACCTCGGGCTCCGCACCGCACGGCGGCCACGAGACCACGATCCTGGCGCTGCACAACGCCTTCTGCCACTGGGGCTCGCTCATCATCGCCAACGGTTCGACCGACCCGGTGCTCTTCCGACCCGAGAACGGCAACCCGTACGGCACCAGCGCGGTCTCCCGGAACCAGCCGGGCCGGGTGCACGAGGAGAACCTGGCCGCCGTGGAGTACCAGGCCCGCCGGGTCGTCCGGGTCGCAGCGCTCGCCCGGGCCCTGAAGGCCGGCTGA
- a CDS encoding helix-turn-helix domain-containing protein, whose amino-acid sequence MTRGPADTVAFNVLELLASEAPVAQFEELVEGARRRCTSSEDLETLQRLKQLGLSIRTQSKRRKQREAGLSALVDTARDLAMPYDLDTLLKVITRRARLLLGVDMSYISFPDDEHGYIYIRTSDGHTSTLSVGLRLPDGSGLGSSVLASPAPFWTADYLVDERIPHSPVIDEVVRAEGLHAIMGVPLSHRTRPFGVLYVADRNVRHFTTDEIALMSSLGDLAGVAIEKARLLDQSTATVSALELQSSRTEAGLQEVRELSDIHHLLISLALSGGDPHALGREASRQLDAGVRVYAFDGTLLATAGELPRPDEDTVVSATMDAHAAHSPIRLPGGLWAAPISAGTANLGTLLLRPALPQSDRGEQISRLVAQAMAVPLLLESNRAATAVGHVRDELLDELLSNQQRPPQQLALRARRLGIDLSTPHVLVIARPEGEARGKVATWASLYAHRMGGLKRVDNGRAVLLLPGTDPGAAARAVSEELTSLLGHPVTVSAAGPASDPTSVFHSYHEALRYLDAMTSLGAVGRSASARELGFIGVLLADNHDVEGFIDSTIGPVLDYDQQRLTELARTLDAYFETGNSPTYASQKLHVHPNTVARRLERISELLGPEWQKPERAFEIQLALKLSRIRRILLDRTPRSAEDGTADHGG is encoded by the coding sequence ATGACGCGCGGGCCGGCGGACACGGTTGCATTCAACGTCCTGGAACTCCTGGCCAGCGAGGCGCCGGTCGCCCAGTTCGAGGAACTGGTGGAGGGGGCCCGTCGGCGCTGCACCTCCAGCGAGGACCTGGAGACGCTGCAACGGCTCAAGCAGCTCGGCCTGAGCATCCGCACCCAGTCCAAGCGCCGCAAGCAGCGCGAGGCCGGCCTCTCCGCACTGGTGGACACCGCCCGTGACCTGGCCATGCCGTACGACCTGGACACCCTGCTCAAGGTCATCACCCGGCGGGCCCGGCTGCTGCTCGGCGTCGACATGTCCTACATCAGCTTCCCCGACGACGAGCACGGCTATATCTACATCCGCACCTCCGACGGGCACACCTCGACGCTCAGCGTGGGGCTCCGGCTGCCCGACGGCTCGGGCCTCGGCAGCAGTGTGCTGGCCAGCCCCGCCCCCTTCTGGACCGCCGACTACCTGGTGGACGAGCGGATCCCGCACAGCCCGGTGATCGACGAAGTGGTCCGGGCGGAGGGGCTGCACGCCATCATGGGCGTACCGCTCAGCCACCGCACCCGGCCGTTCGGCGTGCTCTATGTCGCCGACCGGAACGTCCGCCACTTCACCACCGACGAGATCGCCCTGATGAGCTCGCTCGGCGACCTCGCCGGAGTCGCCATCGAGAAGGCCCGGCTGCTCGACCAGTCCACCGCGACCGTCTCCGCCCTGGAGCTCCAGAGCTCCAGAACCGAGGCCGGCCTCCAGGAAGTACGCGAACTCAGCGACATCCACCATCTGCTGATCTCCCTTGCGCTCAGCGGCGGCGACCCGCACGCGCTGGGCCGCGAGGCCAGCCGGCAGCTCGACGCCGGGGTGCGGGTGTACGCCTTCGACGGCACCCTGCTCGCCACCGCCGGCGAACTGCCCCGGCCGGACGAGGACACGGTGGTCTCGGCCACCATGGACGCCCATGCGGCGCACAGCCCGATCCGGCTGCCCGGCGGCCTGTGGGCGGCCCCCATCTCGGCGGGCACCGCCAACCTCGGCACCCTGCTGCTCCGCCCCGCCCTCCCCCAGTCGGACCGCGGCGAGCAGATCTCCCGGCTGGTCGCCCAGGCGATGGCGGTCCCGCTGCTGCTGGAGAGCAACCGCGCCGCCACGGCCGTCGGCCATGTCCGCGACGAGCTGCTGGACGAGTTACTGAGCAACCAGCAGCGACCCCCGCAGCAGCTGGCATTACGGGCACGCCGGCTCGGCATCGACCTGAGCACCCCGCATGTCCTGGTGATCGCCAGACCCGAGGGTGAGGCCCGGGGCAAGGTCGCCACCTGGGCGTCCCTGTACGCCCACCGGATGGGCGGCCTCAAGCGGGTGGACAACGGCCGGGCCGTGCTGCTGCTCCCCGGCACCGACCCCGGAGCGGCCGCCCGCGCGGTCTCCGAGGAGCTCACCTCCCTGCTCGGCCACCCGGTGACGGTCAGCGCCGCAGGACCGGCCTCGGACCCGACCTCGGTCTTCCACAGCTACCACGAGGCACTGCGCTACCTGGACGCGATGACCTCGCTCGGCGCCGTCGGCCGCTCCGCCTCGGCCCGCGAACTGGGCTTCATCGGCGTCCTGCTGGCCGACAACCACGATGTCGAGGGGTTCATCGACTCCACCATCGGCCCGGTGCTCGACTACGACCAGCAGCGGCTCACCGAACTCGCCCGCACCCTGGACGCCTACTTCGAGACCGGCAACAGCCCCACCTATGCCTCGCAGAAGCTGCATGTGCACCCCAACACGGTGGCCCGCCGACTGGAGCGGATCAGCGAACTGCTGGGCCCCGAGTGGCAGAAGCCCGAGCGGGCCTTCGAGATCCAACTGGCGCTGAAGCTCTCCCGGATCCGCCGGATCCTGCTGGACCGCACCCCGCGCTCGGCCGAGGACGGAACGGCCGACCACGGCGGCTGA
- a CDS encoding 3-deoxy-7-phosphoheptulonate synthase yields MDNALLNIRFPAELQQLDAELNDARPALQQPDWPDRTELQAVKDELAVRPALVAAHDVRRLRSLLAQVADGEAHVVQAGDCAEDPAECGGGHVARKAGLLDALAGVMKIVTRRPVVRIGRMAGQFGKPRSNPTEHCGGVELPVFRGHMVNSPEPDPARRIPDPRRLLAGYDAARQAMGHLGWLDPSRRSGICPPVWTSHEALLLDYEIPMLRRDEEGGLLLASTHLPWIGERTRQLDGAHVALLSQVANPIACKVGPSMAPDELLRLCELLDPDREPGRLTLIARMGAAFAADRLPALVRRVRASGHPVIWLTDPMHGNTVTAPDGLKTRLVETVVREVEDFQHAVRTAGGTAGGLHLETTPDDVTECAPDASGLARVGDTYTSFCDPRLNPGQAISVVSAWRG; encoded by the coding sequence GTGGACAACGCCCTGCTCAACATCCGGTTCCCCGCCGAACTCCAGCAGTTGGACGCGGAACTGAACGATGCCCGCCCCGCCCTGCAACAGCCCGACTGGCCGGACCGGACCGAACTCCAGGCCGTCAAGGACGAACTGGCCGTCCGCCCGGCACTCGTGGCCGCCCATGACGTCCGCAGACTGCGCTCACTGCTGGCCCAGGTCGCCGACGGCGAGGCACATGTGGTGCAGGCCGGCGACTGCGCCGAGGACCCCGCCGAGTGCGGCGGCGGCCATGTCGCCCGCAAGGCCGGGCTGCTGGACGCACTCGCGGGCGTGATGAAGATCGTCACTCGCCGGCCGGTGGTCCGGATCGGCCGGATGGCCGGCCAGTTCGGCAAACCCAGATCCAACCCCACCGAGCACTGCGGCGGCGTCGAACTCCCGGTCTTCCGTGGGCACATGGTCAACAGCCCGGAGCCGGACCCGGCCCGCCGCATCCCCGACCCGCGCCGCCTGCTGGCCGGCTACGACGCCGCCCGGCAGGCCATGGGCCACCTCGGCTGGCTCGACCCGAGCCGCCGGTCCGGGATCTGCCCACCGGTGTGGACCAGCCATGAGGCCCTGCTGCTCGACTACGAGATCCCCATGCTGCGCCGCGACGAGGAGGGCGGACTGCTGCTCGCCTCCACCCACCTGCCCTGGATCGGCGAGCGGACCCGGCAGCTCGACGGCGCCCATGTGGCGCTGCTCTCCCAGGTCGCCAACCCGATCGCCTGCAAGGTCGGCCCCTCCATGGCGCCGGACGAGCTGCTGCGGCTCTGCGAACTGCTCGACCCCGACCGCGAGCCGGGCCGCCTCACCCTGATCGCCCGGATGGGCGCCGCGTTCGCGGCCGACCGGCTGCCCGCGCTGGTCCGCAGGGTCCGCGCCTCCGGCCACCCGGTCATCTGGCTCACCGACCCGATGCACGGCAACACCGTGACCGCCCCCGACGGCCTCAAGACCCGCCTGGTGGAGACCGTCGTCCGGGAGGTCGAGGACTTCCAGCACGCCGTGCGGACCGCGGGCGGCACGGCCGGCGGCCTCCACCTGGAGACCACCCCGGACGACGTCACCGAGTGCGCACCCGACGCGTCGGGCCTCGCGCGGGTCGGCGACACATACACGAGTTTCTGCGACCCGAGGCTCAACCCGGGCCAGGCCATCTCCGTGGTCTCGGCCTGGCGCGGCTGA
- a CDS encoding NAD(P)H-binding protein, protein MNKPVNKPLDKVLDKVLVIGAGGQVGASVVEQLLDAGAAVRAGARNPEKLSLPDSVEVVRTDLLQPETLKAALDGVAKVFLYAVPQGIADFLDAARAAGVRQIVLLSSQTVVDAFPEQKPITEMHQAVEEAIVASGIPYTFLRPHNFATNILMWGWPESIRAEGRVRFPYPESHSDVIHEKDIAAVAVAALTGPGHENRAYFLSGPESVTQRRQLEIISEVIGRPLEFEELTEAEAREALAPIVPVWVMDAVVGYWAHSDGIPTHLSDTVERITGRPARTFAEWVADHAAAFTP, encoded by the coding sequence GTGAACAAGCCCGTGAACAAGCCCCTGGACAAGGTCCTGGACAAGGTCCTGGTCATCGGCGCGGGCGGTCAGGTCGGCGCCTCCGTGGTCGAGCAGCTCCTCGACGCCGGGGCAGCGGTCCGGGCCGGTGCCCGCAACCCCGAGAAGCTCTCGCTGCCCGACTCGGTGGAGGTGGTGCGGACGGACCTGCTCCAGCCGGAGACGCTGAAGGCCGCACTGGACGGCGTCGCCAAGGTCTTCCTCTACGCCGTGCCGCAGGGCATCGCGGACTTCCTGGACGCGGCCCGGGCCGCCGGCGTCCGCCAGATCGTGCTGCTCTCCTCGCAGACCGTGGTGGACGCCTTCCCCGAGCAGAAGCCGATCACCGAGATGCACCAGGCCGTCGAGGAAGCGATCGTCGCCTCCGGGATCCCCTACACCTTCCTGCGACCGCACAACTTCGCCACCAACATCCTGATGTGGGGCTGGCCGGAGTCCATCCGGGCCGAGGGCAGGGTGCGCTTCCCCTACCCCGAGTCGCACAGCGACGTGATCCACGAGAAGGACATCGCCGCCGTCGCGGTCGCCGCGCTCACCGGGCCCGGCCACGAGAACCGGGCGTACTTCCTCAGCGGGCCCGAGTCGGTGACGCAGCGCCGCCAGCTGGAGATCATCTCCGAGGTGATCGGCCGACCGCTGGAGTTCGAGGAGCTGACCGAGGCCGAGGCCAGGGAGGCGCTGGCACCGATCGTGCCGGTCTGGGTGATGGACGCGGTGGTCGGCTACTGGGCCCACTCCGACGGCATCCCGACCCATCTCTCCGACACCGTGGAGCGGATCACCGGACGCCCGGCCCGCACCTTCGCCGAGTGGGTGGCGGACCACGCGGCGGCCTTCACCCCCTGA
- a CDS encoding methyltransferase domain-containing protein, which produces MDYRRSLERSRLSRMRRAGASTFTMLEREWDLLPGVFAPSDSPSTAVALDLLGLAGPSPSARGSVLEIGCGTGIIAVAAALAGCERVVASDISRTAAENAALNAARHGVADRVRTVQGDLFAGLDPEERFDTVFWSSNYVMAPEGYDYQDIHERAYVDAGYQAHRRFLAEAPGRLAPNGSVLLHFSSRGDLVSLLRIAGECGRALRMLRVLPVQEGEHEVQHMLIEVAQRPQRPHVPGIRTETETVPEQGRRQR; this is translated from the coding sequence ATGGACTACAGGCGCTCGCTTGAGCGGAGCCGCCTCTCGCGGATGCGCCGGGCGGGGGCGTCGACGTTCACGATGCTGGAGCGCGAGTGGGATCTGCTGCCGGGAGTGTTCGCTCCGTCGGACTCCCCGTCGACAGCGGTCGCCCTGGACCTGCTCGGGCTGGCCGGGCCCTCGCCCTCGGCGCGGGGCTCGGTCCTGGAGATCGGCTGCGGCACCGGCATCATCGCCGTGGCCGCCGCGCTGGCCGGCTGCGAGCGGGTGGTCGCCTCGGACATCAGCCGGACGGCGGCGGAGAACGCGGCCCTCAACGCGGCGCGGCACGGTGTGGCCGACCGGGTCCGTACGGTGCAGGGCGACCTGTTCGCGGGGCTCGACCCCGAGGAGCGGTTCGACACCGTCTTCTGGAGCTCCAACTATGTGATGGCGCCCGAGGGCTACGACTACCAGGACATCCACGAGCGGGCCTATGTGGACGCCGGCTACCAGGCGCACCGGCGCTTCCTGGCCGAGGCGCCGGGCCGGCTGGCCCCGAACGGGTCGGTGCTGCTGCACTTCTCCAGCCGGGGCGACCTGGTCAGCCTGCTGCGGATCGCCGGCGAGTGCGGCCGGGCGCTGCGGATGCTGCGGGTGCTGCCGGTCCAGGAGGGCGAGCACGAGGTGCAGCACATGCTGATCGAGGTGGCGCAGCGGCCGCAGCGGCCGCACGTCCCGGGGATACGGACCGAGACCGAGACGGTGCCCGAGCAGGGCCGTCGGCAGCGCTGA
- the tal gene encoding transaldolase: MKDVKETSIGPATPGDLRPLVAEGVSPWLDGIHRDLITSGSLARLIEETGLRGATSNPAVLAGWLRHDSAYLDQLTRLAAHEVSVEGAVWAASVHDLRLACDALHPVFEETHGYDGLVSMDMDPRMAHDPAATTAEAVELARAVDRPNMLVKIPATAEGLVAIRDCIGLGIGVHATGVFSVQRYGQVADAYFAGLERALAAGRQLSAIPSVASLPVDRADDEIDSRLGAVGSEDALALRGQAALATARLMYRVYEERLGSARWRALRASGARPQRLMWTDSTLESPPLARTRYVEVLISWGTVHAMTQPIVEEAARYLRLRGDTLMGQHEAAQGVLDKLGRLGISYDAVVRKLESTSVTSLVDSWLRLLEAVGAQLRAAAVNPSPARPRPGGPATPGTPAHAESADS; this comes from the coding sequence GTGAAGGATGTGAAGGAAACGTCGATCGGACCGGCCACCCCGGGAGACCTGCGGCCCCTGGTCGCGGAGGGTGTCTCCCCCTGGCTGGACGGCATCCACCGAGACCTGATCACCTCCGGGAGCCTGGCGCGGCTGATCGAGGAGACCGGGCTGCGCGGCGCGACCTCCAACCCCGCCGTGCTGGCCGGCTGGCTCCGCCATGACTCCGCCTACCTGGACCAGCTGACCAGGCTGGCCGCCCACGAGGTGTCGGTGGAAGGCGCGGTGTGGGCGGCCTCCGTCCACGATCTGCGGCTGGCCTGCGACGCGCTGCACCCGGTCTTCGAGGAGACCCACGGCTATGACGGCCTGGTCTCCATGGACATGGACCCGAGGATGGCGCACGACCCGGCGGCCACCACCGCCGAGGCGGTCGAGCTGGCCCGCGCGGTGGACCGGCCCAACATGCTGGTGAAGATCCCGGCGACGGCGGAGGGCCTGGTAGCGATCCGGGACTGCATCGGGCTCGGCATCGGCGTGCACGCCACCGGGGTCTTCTCCGTCCAGCGCTACGGGCAGGTCGCGGACGCCTACTTCGCGGGGCTGGAACGCGCCCTGGCGGCCGGCCGGCAGCTCTCCGCGATCCCCTCGGTGGCCTCCCTCCCGGTGGACCGCGCCGACGACGAGATCGACAGCAGGCTGGGAGCGGTGGGCAGCGAGGACGCCCTGGCGCTGCGCGGGCAGGCCGCCCTGGCCACCGCCCGGCTGATGTACCGGGTGTACGAGGAGCGGCTGGGCAGCGCCCGCTGGCGGGCCCTGCGGGCCTCCGGTGCCCGTCCGCAGCGGCTGATGTGGACGGACTCCACCCTGGAGAGCCCGCCGCTGGCGCGGACCCGCTATGTCGAGGTGCTGATCTCTTGGGGCACCGTGCACGCGATGACGCAGCCCATCGTGGAGGAGGCGGCCCGGTACCTCCGGCTGCGCGGCGACACGCTGATGGGGCAGCACGAGGCGGCCCAGGGTGTGCTCGACAAGCTGGGCCGCCTCGGCATCTCGTACGACGCCGTGGTGCGCAAGCTGGAGTCCACCAGCGTGACGAGCCTGGTGGACTCCTGGCTGCGGCTGCTGGAGGCGGTCGGCGCGCAGTTGCGCGCCGCAGCCGTCAACCCGTCGCCAGCACGGCCTCGTCCTGGTGGCCCGGCGACACCCGGTACACCGGCCCATGCGGAGTCCGCCGACTCCTGA
- a CDS encoding IS701 family transposase, with product MSGLALHTGDALEESRTPAFDHASHDVLLPEFCSVLFASLPRSDQRHKGAQYVRGLLEAQGRKSIRNIATVVGGQAAEQSLHHFITSSTWDWNPVRQALAQHLARIAPPQAWVVRPMVIPKAGDHSVGVDRRFIPALGQVLNAQQAVGVWAASEELSCPVNWRLHLPETWLDDEPRRSQALIPDEADAETLGDCAVEVVLGLPARWGLPNRPVVLDARDTDALRTIRRLRAGRVPLLARISGSLPLALAGPVAHGRMAEPAPAYQLMAAARDLRRPVVWSAHTGGGVRTSLVAAVRVRVPAQSARAVAGVRGGEWLLLGVSVPGRQRTTELWLTDLVDVQPAALLRLGRLIDRVDLDCARIADRVGIRDFAGRSFSGWHRHITLASAAHAVAALSGGGVDGRLGRAS from the coding sequence ATGAGCGGCCTGGCCCTGCACACCGGGGATGCCCTGGAAGAGAGTCGCACACCGGCCTTCGACCACGCCTCCCACGACGTCCTGCTCCCGGAGTTCTGCTCCGTGCTCTTCGCGTCGCTGCCCCGCAGCGACCAACGGCACAAGGGCGCGCAGTATGTGCGCGGCCTGCTGGAGGCGCAGGGCCGCAAGTCGATACGGAACATCGCCACGGTGGTCGGCGGGCAGGCGGCGGAGCAGAGCCTGCACCACTTCATCACCAGCTCCACCTGGGACTGGAATCCGGTCCGGCAGGCCCTCGCCCAGCACCTCGCCCGGATCGCCCCGCCGCAGGCATGGGTGGTCCGCCCGATGGTGATCCCCAAGGCCGGGGACCACTCCGTCGGGGTGGACCGCCGCTTCATCCCGGCACTCGGGCAGGTGCTCAACGCCCAGCAGGCGGTGGGGGTGTGGGCCGCCTCGGAGGAGCTGAGCTGCCCGGTCAACTGGCGGCTGCACCTCCCGGAGACCTGGCTCGACGACGAACCGCGGCGCAGCCAGGCGCTGATCCCGGACGAGGCCGACGCGGAGACCCTGGGAGACTGCGCGGTCGAGGTGGTCCTCGGCCTGCCGGCCCGCTGGGGCCTGCCGAACCGGCCGGTGGTGCTGGACGCGCGCGACACCGACGCCCTGCGCACCATCCGCAGGCTGCGGGCGGGGCGGGTGCCGCTGCTGGCCAGGATCAGCGGGTCGCTGCCGCTCGCCCTGGCCGGACCGGTGGCGCACGGCCGGATGGCCGAGCCGGCCCCGGCGTACCAGCTGATGGCGGCCGCCCGGGATCTGCGGCGTCCGGTGGTGTGGTCCGCCCACACCGGCGGCGGGGTGCGCACCAGCCTGGTGGCGGCGGTCCGGGTCCGGGTGCCGGCGCAGTCGGCCAGGGCGGTCGCGGGGGTGCGCGGCGGGGAGTGGCTGCTGCTGGGCGTGAGCGTGCCGGGTCGGCAGCGCACCACCGAGCTGTGGCTGACCGATCTGGTGGACGTCCAGCCGGCGGCGCTGCTCCGGTTGGGGCGGCTGATCGACCGCGTCGACCTGGACTGCGCCCGGATCGCCGACCGGGTGGGTATCCGGGACTTCGCCGGGCGGTCGTTCAGCGGGTGGCACCGCCACATCACGCTGGCCTCGGCCGCGCACGCGGTGGCCGCGCTGAGCGGGGGCGGGGTGGACGGGCGGCTGGGCCGCGCGTCCTGA